Proteins from a single region of Cryptomeria japonica unplaced genomic scaffold, Sugi_1.0 HiC_scaffold_49, whole genome shotgun sequence:
- the LOC131862594 gene encoding phospholipase A1-Igamma1, chloroplastic-like, with the protein MAVFPLPQLEDNVVLLPSSQTNSTQPQLCDVWRDIQGAHNWNGLLDPMVPNLKAEALRYGNLAQLCYDAFDGKSYSKNYGTCYHSKRDLFNKMGMSESGYQVSKYVYANTNLLNQVFGEKPKDQGVWLGFIAVCKDPNEIRRLGRRDIVIAWRGTQTAEEWIEDLRDILVPTRLSYRCKRTGKNQEHHFADGVLIERGFLSCYTSTVRHRQGAAGATVNISTRDLVVSEIERLIQVYEKEMDNLSITFTGHSLGAALATLSAYDIKQMLCTKHNFHQIPVTVFAFASPRVGNLAFAKRVEEIGVKVLRFVNKRDLVPKVPGVCMNENVGCLSKLLHWLPWTYFHVGVELPLHNNSPFIQHTHNLAYFHNLELYLHLLDGYVGSKQPFSWSGRDHALVNKSCDLLREKYDIPPKWWQEQNKGLVKGPDGKWTQPSEEE; encoded by the coding sequence ATGGCCGTATTTCCATTGCCCCAGCTTGAAGATAATGTTGTATTATTACCCAGTTCCCAAACTAACTCAACGCAGCCTCAGCTATGTGACGtatggagagatatacaaggtgcCCATAATTGGAATGGTTTGCTTGATCCCATGGTGCCCAATTTGAAAGCTGAAGCTCTCAGATATGGGAATTTGGCACAGCTTTGTTACGACGCATTTGATGGCAAAAGCTACTCCAAAAACTACGGCACATGTTATCACAGTAAAAGAGATCTGTTCAATAAGATGGGCATGTCTGAAAGTGGCTACCAAGTCAGTAAATATGTTTACGCCAATACTAATCTGTTAAATCAAGTTTTTGGTGAGAAACCAAAAGACCAAGGTGTTTGGTTGGGTTTTATTGCAGTTTGCAAGGATCCAAATGAGATAAGAAGGCTTGGACGACGAGACATAGTGATTGCATGGAGAGGAACTCAGACTGCTGAAGAATGGATAGAAGACCTGAGAGATATTCTTGTACCTACAAGATTATCCTATAGATGCAAGAGGACAGGCAAAAACCAAGAGCATCATTTCGCGGATGGAGTACTAATTGAGAGAGGATTCCTGAGCTGCTATACTTCAACTGTCCGTCACCGTCAAGGCGCTGCAGGAGCCACTGTGAACATCAGCACCAGAGATTTGGTAGTCTCAGAGATAGAACGATTGATTCAAGTTTATGAAAAAGAGATGGACAATTTAAGCATAACATTTACGGGACACAGCTTAGGAGCTGCTCTTGCAACCTTGAGCGCTTATGATATCAAACAAATGCTTTGCACCAAGCATAATTTTCATCAAATTCCCGTCACCGTCTTCGCTTTTGCCTCTCCCCGGGTGGGAAATCTTGCGTTTGCTAAACGGGTGGAGGAGATTGGAGTGAAAGTGCTGAGGTTTGTGAACAAGCGTGACCTGGTTCCCAAAGTGCCCGGAGTTTGTATGAACGAGAACGTGGGATGCCTCAGCAAATTGCTGCATTGGCTTCCGTGGACATACTTTCATGTTGGCGTCGAGCTTCCTTTACACAACAATTCTCCATTCATTCAGCACACCCATAATCTTGCCTACTTTCATAATTTAGAGCTTTACTTGCATTTACTGGACGGGTACGTTGGAAGTAAGCAGCCGTTTTCTTGGAGTGGAAGAGATCATGCTCTGGTTAATAAGAGCTGTGATTTATTGCGCGAGAAATATGACATTCCTCCAAAATGGTGGCAGGAACAGAACAAGGGCCTCGTTAAAGGTCCAGATGGCAAATGGACGCAGCCATCAGAAGAGGAATAA